The Desulfonatronum sp. SC1 genome has a segment encoding these proteins:
- a CDS encoding exodeoxyribonuclease III, with the protein MKLYSWNVNGFRAVLNKGFWDWFHQADADVVGLQEIKATPDQLADQDRQASGYLDYWNPSRTKKGYSGVACFSKVLPLDVTLELPDERFHGEGRVIRLEFPDFHFFNIYFPNGQMSLERLDYKLGFYDAFLEHAQDLRRSKPVVVCGDFNTAHKEIDLKNPKANAETSGFLPIERAWIDSFIAAGYVDTFRMYTDQPDQYTWWTYRYGARSRNAGWRIDYFFVSEELKPAVRRAWIEPEVQGSDHCPVGLELEL; encoded by the coding sequence GAGCCGTGCTGAACAAGGGCTTTTGGGACTGGTTCCATCAGGCCGACGCCGACGTCGTCGGCCTGCAGGAAATCAAGGCCACGCCGGACCAGCTCGCCGACCAGGATCGGCAAGCCTCCGGCTATCTGGACTACTGGAACCCCAGTCGAACCAAAAAAGGCTATTCCGGCGTGGCCTGCTTCAGCAAGGTGTTGCCCCTGGACGTGACTCTGGAACTGCCCGACGAGCGTTTCCACGGTGAGGGCCGGGTGATCCGGCTGGAGTTCCCGGACTTCCACTTCTTCAACATCTATTTCCCCAACGGCCAGATGAGCCTGGAACGGCTGGACTACAAACTGGGCTTTTACGACGCCTTCCTGGAACACGCCCAGGATTTGCGCCGCTCCAAGCCCGTCGTGGTCTGCGGGGACTTCAACACCGCGCACAAGGAAATCGACCTGAAAAATCCCAAGGCCAACGCCGAAACCTCCGGCTTTCTGCCCATCGAACGCGCCTGGATCGATTCCTTCATCGCCGCCGGATACGTGGACACCTTCCGGATGTACACCGACCAGCCGGATCAGTACACATGGTGGACCTACCGCTACGGCGCCCGAAGCCGCAACGCCGGGTGGCGCATCGACTACTTCTTCGTCTCCGAGGAACTCAAGCCCGCCGTCCGCCGAGCCTGGATCGAGCCCGAAGTTCAGGGCTCGGACCACTGCCCGGTGGGGTTGGAGCTGGAGTTGTAG
- the cydC gene encoding thiol reductant ABC exporter subunit CydC, whose translation MRVFRLLLSMARAKWPWLLLGLACSVVTVLANMALLALAAWFLASMALAGVSGVLFNYFLPAGAIRTLAIVRSVGRYFERLVSHDATLRLLADLRVRFFERLVPLAPAGLNKEDGRGGMHSADLFSRLRADIDLLDNFYLRLLLPAGTAVCVVGVAFGFFWVFQPTLALGLAGLWLLAGAVLPAFCLSKGAADGAGQVEAAARLRCLVVDGLRGMEDLLVYGAGPRHRELVQRESDRLIRLQSRTSRLESMAQGMVGLASGLAMWLVLLVGIPLVGAGVWSPATLPMLAVLALVSFEAILPLPGAWRMWGQIRMAASRILEITEARPPVAEPAAPQEPRQVADLVIRDLWFTYPHGASDRREPTLCGVNLDLPQGARVGIVGSAGSGKTTLQHILLRFWEYDQGEVRLAGRELRTVSGEEVRARMAVVSQHVFLFNATIAENLRLGRPRATKAQLWEALRKARLEEFVASLPEGLDTQVGQFGARLSGGQARRLSVARALLKDAPILILDEPTEGLDPETEAALWTELRPLMQGRSVLLITHRPAGLEYMERVYRLEQGRLVSIHQNT comes from the coding sequence ATGCGCGTTTTTCGACTCCTGCTGTCCATGGCTCGGGCCAAATGGCCCTGGCTGCTTCTGGGACTGGCCTGTTCCGTGGTCACGGTGCTGGCCAACATGGCTCTGCTGGCCTTGGCGGCCTGGTTTCTGGCCTCCATGGCCCTGGCCGGGGTCAGCGGGGTGCTGTTCAATTATTTCCTTCCGGCCGGGGCCATTCGGACCCTGGCCATTGTCCGTAGCGTGGGGCGGTATTTCGAACGGCTGGTCAGTCATGACGCCACGTTGCGCCTCCTGGCTGATCTGCGGGTGCGTTTTTTTGAGCGCTTGGTTCCCCTGGCGCCCGCTGGTCTGAACAAGGAAGACGGGCGAGGAGGGATGCACAGCGCGGATCTGTTCAGCCGGTTGCGAGCGGACATCGACCTGCTGGACAACTTCTATCTGCGCCTGCTCCTGCCAGCCGGGACTGCGGTTTGCGTGGTCGGAGTGGCTTTTGGTTTTTTCTGGGTTTTCCAACCGACCTTGGCCCTTGGCCTGGCCGGGCTCTGGCTGCTGGCCGGGGCCGTGCTGCCGGCGTTTTGTCTTTCCAAGGGTGCGGCGGACGGCGCGGGGCAAGTCGAAGCGGCCGCCCGGTTGCGGTGTCTGGTGGTGGACGGTCTGAGGGGCATGGAAGATCTGCTGGTCTACGGAGCCGGACCCAGGCACCGGGAGTTGGTCCAGCGGGAAAGCGACCGGCTGATTCGGCTGCAATCCCGGACGTCCCGGCTGGAGAGCATGGCCCAGGGCATGGTGGGGCTGGCCTCGGGCTTGGCCATGTGGCTGGTGCTGCTGGTCGGCATCCCCCTGGTGGGCGCGGGTGTTTGGTCTCCGGCTACGCTGCCCATGCTGGCGGTCCTGGCCCTGGTCAGTTTCGAGGCCATTTTGCCCCTGCCGGGAGCGTGGCGGATGTGGGGGCAGATCCGGATGGCCGCAAGCCGGATATTGGAAATCACCGAGGCCCGGCCTCCGGTAGCCGAGCCCGCCGCGCCGCAAGAACCGCGGCAGGTCGCGGATCTAGTGATTCGCGATTTGTGGTTCACCTATCCCCACGGGGCTTCGGACCGCCGAGAGCCGACGCTTTGCGGCGTGAATCTGGACCTGCCCCAGGGCGCACGGGTCGGCATCGTTGGATCGGCTGGGTCGGGCAAGACCACCCTGCAACATATTTTGCTTCGGTTCTGGGAATATGACCAGGGCGAGGTCCGGCTTGCCGGAAGGGAGCTGCGCACCGTATCCGGAGAAGAGGTCCGGGCCCGGATGGCCGTGGTTTCGCAGCACGTGTTCCTGTTCAACGCCACCATTGCCGAGAATCTGCGCTTGGGGCGTCCCCGGGCCACAAAAGCTCAGCTTTGGGAAGCTCTTCGCAAGGCCCGGCTGGAAGAGTTCGTCGCGTCCTTGCCCGAAGGCCTGGATACCCAGGTCGGTCAGTTCGGGGCCAGGTTGTCCGGCGGTCAGGCCCGGCGGCTGAGCGTGGCCCGGGCCCTGCTCAAAGACGCGCCGATCTTGATCCTGGACGAACCCACCGAAGGGCTGGACCCCGAAACCGAGGCCGCGTTGTGGACGGAACTGCGCCCCCTGATGCAAGGCCGTTCCGTGCTGCTTATCACCCATCGTCCGGCGGGACTGGAATACATGGAGCGGGTGTATCGGTTGGAGCAGGGGCGGTTGGTTTCCATCCATCAGAATACTTGA